GGTGTAGGCATAGCGCAGCCACGGCGTATCCGCTTCGGGATTGGCGGCCAGGCCCATGGAGTACGCCGGCTCATCGGCCTTGACGTAGTCCTGGCGCCCATCGGCGAACAGCAGGCGCACCCGCTCCAGCGCGTTGGAGCGCTCGGCGATCGCGGTGAAGCCGTCGAACAGTTCGAAGCCCTCCACCAGCACGTTGTCATCGTGCGCCACCCAGTCGGTCCACTGGCTGCGTGCGGTGGCATCGGTGGGCGCGGTGACGATCTTGAAGTTCTTCGCACCGGCATCGTTGGTGCGGATCACCCAGCGCCCACCGAAATGGTCGGCGTCGTATTCCACATCGCGCGCACGTGGCGCCAGCACCGTGAACTGCTGCGGGTCGGCGGCGGGTGCGTAGCGGCTTTCCGAGCTGACGGTGCTGTGCAGGTCGATGGTGATGAAGCGGTCGTCACGGGTGCGGCCCACGCCCATGTAGAAGCTGTCGTCCGCTTCCTCGTACACCAGCACGTCGCTGCGGGTCGGGGTACCCAACACGTGCTTCTTCACCCGCACGGTGAGCAGGGTTTCCGGGTCGTTTTCCACGTAGAACAGCGTGCGGTTGTCGTCGGCCCAGACCACGTTGGCCGAGACATTCTCAATGCGGTCCGGCAGCACCTCACCGGTGCGCAGGTCCTTGAAACGGATCACATACTGGCGGCGGCCGACGTCGTCCTCGGCCCAGGCCAGCAGGTGGTTGTCCTGGCTTACGTCGGCATCGCCCACGTCGAAGTAGCCCTTGCCCTCGGCCATCACGTTGAGGTCGAGCAGGATTTCTTCCGGCGCGTCCATGCTGCCCTTGCGGCGCGCCTGGATCGGGTAGTCCTTGCCGGTTTCGTAGCGGCTGTAATACCAGTAGCCGCGCTCGCGCGCCGGCACGCTGGCATCGTCCTGCTTGATGCGGCCGACGATCTCCTTGTACAGGGTGTCCTGCAGCGGCTTGAGCGGGGCCATCACCTGGTCGGTGTAGGCGTTCTCCGCATTCAGATAGGCCAGCATGGCCGGCGCTTCGCGCTTGTCGTCCCGCAGCCAGTAGTAATCGTCATTGCGGGTCGCACCGAACGGAGTGGTGACCGCGTGCGGATGCTTCTCGGCGTCGGGTGGGGTCAGCGCGGGGGCGGCATGCACGGAAGCGGTCATCAGGGTGGCAACCAGAAAAGGAATGGGGGATTTCACGAGATAGGGCTCCTTGCCAGTGAATGCAATGGTGGCCAGTCTGGCGGCGCGGCGGCACCCACGGCAAGCGCGCAGGCCCTCGCCTATCATGGGGTGCATGAGC
This is a stretch of genomic DNA from Stenotrophomonas rhizophila. It encodes these proteins:
- a CDS encoding S9 family peptidase, with the translated sequence MTASVHAAPALTPPDAEKHPHAVTTPFGATRNDDYYWLRDDKREAPAMLAYLNAENAYTDQVMAPLKPLQDTLYKEIVGRIKQDDASVPARERGYWYYSRYETGKDYPIQARRKGSMDAPEEILLDLNVMAEGKGYFDVGDADVSQDNHLLAWAEDDVGRRQYVIRFKDLRTGEVLPDRIENVSANVVWADDNRTLFYVENDPETLLTVRVKKHVLGTPTRSDVLVYEEADDSFYMGVGRTRDDRFITIDLHSTVSSESRYAPAADPQQFTVLAPRARDVEYDADHFGGRWVIRTNDAGAKNFKIVTAPTDATARSQWTDWVAHDDNVLVEGFELFDGFTAIAERSNALERVRLLFADGRQDYVKADEPAYSMGLAANPEADTPWLRYAYTSLTTPTTTYELNTTTGERRQLKQQPVIGYDPAHYTTERVWVTARDGAKVPVSLVYRNGFRKDGTGALYQYAYGSYGMSMDPGFNQTVVSLLDRGVVYAIAHIRGGEEMGRAWYEDGKLLKKQNTFNDFVDVTRELVRQGYAAKDRVAASGGSAGGLLMGAVANQAPQDYRVMVAQVPFVDVVTTMLDASIPLTTNEYDEWGNPENREYYDYMLGYSPYDNVQRQAYPSLFVGTGLWDSQVQYWEPAKWVARLRDDNTGTAPIVFRTNMEAGHGGKSGRFQRYLELAESYAFVLDQLGVDTAP